A genomic segment from Neisseria perflava encodes:
- a CDS encoding single-stranded DNA-binding protein, whose protein sequence is MSLNKVILIGRLGRDPEVRYMPNGEAVCNFSVATSETWNDRNGQRVERTEWHNITMYRKLAEIAGQYLRKGSQVYLEGRIQSRKYQGKDGIERTAYDIIANEMKMLGGRNDNSGGAPYDDGYNQGGHSSQSSYQQAPQQQYQSAPAQEPPAAPARRPAPVQPTAPVDDIDDDIPF, encoded by the coding sequence ATGTCATTGAATAAAGTTATCCTCATCGGCCGCCTCGGCCGCGACCCGGAAGTCCGCTATATGCCCAACGGCGAGGCCGTCTGTAACTTCAGCGTTGCCACCAGTGAAACGTGGAACGACCGTAATGGCCAACGCGTAGAACGTACCGAATGGCACAATATCACCATGTACCGCAAACTCGCCGAGATCGCCGGTCAATACCTGCGTAAAGGCAGCCAAGTGTACCTGGAAGGCCGTATCCAAAGCCGTAAATACCAAGGAAAAGACGGCATCGAGCGCACCGCTTACGACATCATCGCCAACGAAATGAAAATGCTCGGCGGCCGCAACGACAACAGCGGCGGCGCACCATACGATGACGGCTACAACCAAGGCGGTCATTCAAGCCAAAGCAGTTACCAACAAGCGCCACAACAGCAATACCAATCTGCTCCAGCTCAAGAACCCCCAGCCGCCCCAGCCCGTCGTCCTGCTCCGGTACAACCGACTGCTCCGGTTGATGATATCGACGACGATATTCCCTTCTAA
- a CDS encoding ESPR domain-containing protein: MNKHRHKTVFNRTRGILMAVAETAIGQGKSSGERSSGEAGGGNGSLKTHSSRDLCKKALPSTAGT, encoded by the coding sequence ATGAACAAACACCGCCATAAAACCGTCTTCAACCGCACCCGCGGCATCCTGATGGCCGTAGCCGAGACTGCCATCGGGCAGGGCAAAAGTTCCGGCGAGCGCTCAAGCGGAGAAGCCGGTGGCGGTAACGGCAGCCTAAAAACCCATTCAAGCAGAGACCTTTGCAAAAAAGCCCTTCCCTCGACAGCCGGAACCTAA